The following coding sequences lie in one Pungitius pungitius chromosome 18, fPunPun2.1, whole genome shotgun sequence genomic window:
- the skp2 gene encoding S-phase kinase-associated protein 2 isoform X2 encodes MSEHSMPLQDLPCLSPRGSMLSQARRMNKRKPKGCLGEGLEMECTPTELIQQWSPLHKHQRLTSKGKENDGNQFVLARRSRRKREPTSYVSWDHLPDELLLRILFYIPLKDLLRMSTVCQRWRRIALDESLWHSVDLEGLTHMGPALQQVLKTGVRMLRCPRSFVEELQFTGTGPLQIVVMDLSSSIIPTASLESIMCHCRQLEYLSLEGLKLSDTIISSLSKNPNMLQLNLSGCSGFSAAALADMLTSCCSIKHLNIAWCDFSNDHVKSVVGSVSSGLTHLNLSGYREGLTLDDVKVLVTRCPHIQTLDLSDSTLLMADCFPVLKPLKDLLHLSLSRCYHIHLAALTDLDKTFPRLSLLDVFGIVNGSHLSSLKKEMPRVSINSRPFSSIARPTPASRPFGHFMWDRKCRLRVQL; translated from the exons ATGTCAGAACACAG CATGCCGTTGCAGGATCTGCCCTGCCTCAGCCCTCGGGGCTCCATGTTGTCTCAGGCCAGGAGGATGAACAAACGCAAGCCCAAAGGCTGTCTCGGTGAAGGCCTGGAGATGGAATGCACCCCAACAGAGCTCATCCAGCAGTGGTCCCCTCTCCACAAGCACCAGCGGCTCACCAGCAAGGGAAAAGAGAACGATGGCAACCAGTTTGTTCTTGCTAGGAGatcgaggaggaagagagaaccCACGTCAT ACGTGTCGTGGGACCACCTGCCCGACGAGCTCCTTCTCCGGATCCTCTTCTACATTCCTCTGAAGGACCTCCTGAGGATGTCAACAGTTTGCCAGCGCTGGCGTAGAATAGC GCTCGATGAGTCTCTGTGGCACAGCGTGGACCTGGAGGGGTTGACCCACATGGGTCCAGCTCTGCAGCAGGTGCTGAAGACTGGAGTCCGCATGCTGCGCTGCCCTCGCTCCTTTGTGGAGGAGCTGCAATTTACAGGCACAGG CCCTCTACAGATAGTTGTGATGGACCTGTCCAGCTCCATCATCCCCACCGCATCACTGGAGAGCATCATGTGTCACTGCAGGCAGCTGGAGTATCTGAGCCTGGAGGGTCTGAAGCTCTCAGACACCATCATCAG CTCTCTTTCCAAGAATCCAAACATGCTGCAGCTCAACCTGAGCGGCTGCTCTGGCTTCTCTGCTGCCGCTCTGGCTGACATGCTCACGTCCTGCTGCAG CATTAAGCATTTGAACATAGCATGGTGCGACTTCAGCAATGACCACGTCAAGAGTGTTGTTGGCAGTGTGAGCTCCGGACTGACTCACCTGAACCTGAGCGGATACAGAGAGGGCCTCACGCTAGACG ATGTGAAGGTACTGGTGACGAGATGCCCCCATATTCAAACACTAGATTTAAG TGACAGCACCCTGCTGATGGCAGACTGCTTCCCTGTCCTCAAACCGCTGAAAGATCTGCTGCATCTCTCCCTCAGTCGCTGCTATCACATTCACCTCGCTGCTCTCAC GGACCTGGATAAGACCTTCCCCAGGCTGAGCCTGCTGGATGTGTTTGGCATCGTGAACGGCAGCCACCTGTCCTCTCTGAAGAAAGAGATGCCTCGTGTCAGCATCAACTCCAGGCCCTTCTCCAGCATTGCTCGGCCCACGCCGGCCTCCAGGCCCTTTGGACACTTCATGTGGGACAGGAAGTGTCGACTGAGGGTCCAGCTGTAA
- the LOC119226589 gene encoding excitatory amino acid transporter 1-like isoform X2, which yields MQQLREGVHIRTMKAKRKVEEISKEDVQAFLKKNAFVLFTVGAVIVGIALGFLLRPYKMTYREVKYFSFPGELLMRMLQMLVLPLLVSSLITGMAALDSKASGKMGMRAVIYYMTTTIIAVFIGIIVVLIIHPGKGSKAEFGKQQKIEQISPADAFLDLIRNMFPPNLVQACTQQFKTKYGKRTVHVTVTVNDTFFNSTNGTQEVMEITREEVIPVSGQVNGVNALGLVVFSMCFGLIIGSMKEQGQILRDFFDSLNEAIMRLVAIIMW from the exons ATGCAACAACTCAGGGAAGGCGTTCACATACGTACAATGAAGGCCAAGAGGAAAGTGGAGGAGATCTCCAAAGAGGACGTCCAGGCTTTCCTCAAGAAGAATGCCTTTGTGCTTTTTACTGTTGGAGCCGTTATTGTAG GTATTGCTCTGGGATTCCTGCTGCGGCCATATAAGATGACCTATCGAGAGGTGAAGTACTTCTCCTTCCCCGGGGAGCTGTTAATGAGAATGCTTCAGATGCTCGTTCTTCCCTTATTGGTATCCAGTCTGATAACAG GAATGGCAGCTTTAGACAGCAAAGCCTCAGGAAAGATGGGCATGAGAGCCGTGATTTACTACATGACCACGACCATAATTGCAGTCTTCATTGGTATCATAGTCGTCCTCATCATTCACCCAGGAAAAGGATCCAAAGCTGAGTTTGGAAAGCAGCAAAAGATAGAGCAAATCAGTCCTGCTGATGCCTTCCTAGACCTGATCAG aaatatgtttccCCCAAACTTGGTCCAAGCCTGCACACAGCAG TTCAAAACCAAATATGGGAAAAGAACAGTCCATGTTACTGTTACAGTGAATGACACCTTCTTCAACTCGACCAACGGCACCCAGGAAGTCATGGAGATCACCCGGGAGGAAGTGATCCCAGTGTCGGGTCAAGTGAACGGGGTCAATGCTCTCGGGCTGGTGGTGTTCTCCATGTGCTTTGGTCTAATAATTGGCAGCATGAAGGAGCAAGGCCAGATCCTGAGGGACTTCTTCGACAGCCTCAATGAAGCTATCATGCGCCTGGTTGCCATCATCATGTGGTGA
- the skp2 gene encoding S-phase kinase-associated protein 2 isoform X1: protein MSEHSMPLQDLPCLSPRGSMLSQARRMNKRKPKGCLGEGLEMECTPTELIQQWSPLHKHQRLTSKGKENDGNQFVLARRSRRKREPTSSDVSWDHLPDELLLRILFYIPLKDLLRMSTVCQRWRRIALDESLWHSVDLEGLTHMGPALQQVLKTGVRMLRCPRSFVEELQFTGTGPLQIVVMDLSSSIIPTASLESIMCHCRQLEYLSLEGLKLSDTIISSLSKNPNMLQLNLSGCSGFSAAALADMLTSCCSIKHLNIAWCDFSNDHVKSVVGSVSSGLTHLNLSGYREGLTLDDVKVLVTRCPHIQTLDLSDSTLLMADCFPVLKPLKDLLHLSLSRCYHIHLAALTDLDKTFPRLSLLDVFGIVNGSHLSSLKKEMPRVSINSRPFSSIARPTPASRPFGHFMWDRKCRLRVQL from the exons ATGTCAGAACACAG CATGCCGTTGCAGGATCTGCCCTGCCTCAGCCCTCGGGGCTCCATGTTGTCTCAGGCCAGGAGGATGAACAAACGCAAGCCCAAAGGCTGTCTCGGTGAAGGCCTGGAGATGGAATGCACCCCAACAGAGCTCATCCAGCAGTGGTCCCCTCTCCACAAGCACCAGCGGCTCACCAGCAAGGGAAAAGAGAACGATGGCAACCAGTTTGTTCTTGCTAGGAGatcgaggaggaagagagaaccCACGTCAT CAGACGTGTCGTGGGACCACCTGCCCGACGAGCTCCTTCTCCGGATCCTCTTCTACATTCCTCTGAAGGACCTCCTGAGGATGTCAACAGTTTGCCAGCGCTGGCGTAGAATAGC GCTCGATGAGTCTCTGTGGCACAGCGTGGACCTGGAGGGGTTGACCCACATGGGTCCAGCTCTGCAGCAGGTGCTGAAGACTGGAGTCCGCATGCTGCGCTGCCCTCGCTCCTTTGTGGAGGAGCTGCAATTTACAGGCACAGG CCCTCTACAGATAGTTGTGATGGACCTGTCCAGCTCCATCATCCCCACCGCATCACTGGAGAGCATCATGTGTCACTGCAGGCAGCTGGAGTATCTGAGCCTGGAGGGTCTGAAGCTCTCAGACACCATCATCAG CTCTCTTTCCAAGAATCCAAACATGCTGCAGCTCAACCTGAGCGGCTGCTCTGGCTTCTCTGCTGCCGCTCTGGCTGACATGCTCACGTCCTGCTGCAG CATTAAGCATTTGAACATAGCATGGTGCGACTTCAGCAATGACCACGTCAAGAGTGTTGTTGGCAGTGTGAGCTCCGGACTGACTCACCTGAACCTGAGCGGATACAGAGAGGGCCTCACGCTAGACG ATGTGAAGGTACTGGTGACGAGATGCCCCCATATTCAAACACTAGATTTAAG TGACAGCACCCTGCTGATGGCAGACTGCTTCCCTGTCCTCAAACCGCTGAAAGATCTGCTGCATCTCTCCCTCAGTCGCTGCTATCACATTCACCTCGCTGCTCTCAC GGACCTGGATAAGACCTTCCCCAGGCTGAGCCTGCTGGATGTGTTTGGCATCGTGAACGGCAGCCACCTGTCCTCTCTGAAGAAAGAGATGCCTCGTGTCAGCATCAACTCCAGGCCCTTCTCCAGCATTGCTCGGCCCACGCCGGCCTCCAGGCCCTTTGGACACTTCATGTGGGACAGGAAGTGTCGACTGAGGGTCCAGCTGTAA
- the nadk2 gene encoding NAD kinase 2, mitochondrial: MSGLSGGKWVRLGLRAVRLLNGTSPRPFHASVSVAASPPTDGFKPAKVAVVTKTTRYEFEQQRYLYAGLSEEDLTQLLAMKGSSYSGLLERHNIHTSNVQHVVTSLRREGIEVRVVKRGEYDEEVVRWADAIISAGGDGTMLLVASKVLSKDKPVVGVNTDPERSEGHLCLPVHYTHAFPEALEKLCRGEFRWLWRQRTRVHLEGTGINPTPVDLHEQQLSLEQHSRAHRISTRGSDQRAGTLHDSFSGARLLPIRSLNEIFIGESLSSRASYYEISVDDGPWEKQKSSGLSVCTGTGSKAWSYNINKLTQQAVEEVLDIGKSQMGLDIPLNRDIIEKVTDEYNESLVFSPDDRRLFYSIREPIINRVFSSSQQRGFASRVSVRSRCWDACMVVDGGTSFEFNDGAIATISMTEEDQLRTVVLEH, translated from the exons ATGAGTGGTCTCTCTGGGGGGAAGTGGGTGCGCCTCGGGCTGCGGGCTGTCCGTCTGCTCAACGGAACCTCTCCTCGACCCTTCCACGCTTCCGTGAGCGTCGCCGCGTCGCCGCCCACGGATGGGTTCAAACCGGCCAAAGTCGCAGTTGTTACGAAGACGACGCGGTACGAGTTCGAGCAGCAGCGGTACCTGTACGCGGGGCTCTCTGAAGAGGACCTGACACAACTG CTCGCTATGAAGGGCTCCAGCTACAGCGGCCTGCTGGAGAGACACAACATCCACACCAGCAACGTGCAACACGTCGTGACCAGCCTGCG GAGAGAAGGCATCGAGGTGCGCGTGGTGAAGAGAGGAGAATATGATGAAGAAGTAGTCCGATGGGCGGATGCCATCATCTCTGCTGGAG GTGACGGGACTATGCTACTTGTTGCCAGTAAGGTTTTAAGCAAGGACAAACCAGTTGTGGGTGTCAACACAGACCCTGAGAG GTCAGAAGGTCATCTCTGCCTGCCGGTGCACTACACGCATGCCTTCCCCGAGGCCCTGGAGAAACTCTGccgtggtgagttcag GTGGTTGTGGCGTCAGAGGACCCGCGTGCACTTGGAAGGAACAGGAATCAACCCCACCCCCGTGGACCTGCACGAACAGCAGCTGAGCCTGGAGCAGCACAGCCGAGCTCACCGCATCAGCACCCGGGGCAGCGATCAGA GGGCCGGAACGCTACATGACAGCTTCTCTGGGGCTCGTCTGCTTCCTATCAGAAGTCTGAATGAGATCTTCATCGGAGAGTCTCTGTCCTCCAG GGCTTCCTACTACGAGATCTCTGTGGATGACGGCCCGTGGGAGAAGCAGAAGAGTTCAGGACTCAGCGTCTGCACAGGAACAGGATCCAAAGCGTG GTCATATAACATCAACAAACTGACCCAACAAGCTGTGGAGGAGGTTCTAGACATCG GAAAGTCTCAAATGGGTCTTGATATCCCACTTAATCGTGACATCATTGAAAAAG TGACGGATGAGTACAACGAGTCTCTGGTGTTCAGTCCGGATGACAGGCGCTTGTTCTACAGCATCAGGGAGCCCATCATCAACAGAGTGTTCTCCAGTAGCCAGCAGAGAGGCTTCGCCAGCAG GGTGTCCGTGCGCTCCCGCTGCTGGGACGCCTGCATGGTGGTTGATGGCGGCACTTCATTCGAGTTTAACGACGGCGCCATCGCTACCATCAGCATGACTGAGGAGGATCAGCTGCGGACCGTTGTTCTGGAACATTGA
- the LOC119226589 gene encoding excitatory amino acid transporter 1-like isoform X1, translating into MQQLREGVHIRTMKAKRKVEEISKEDVQAFLKKNAFVLFTVGAVIVGIALGFLLRPYKMTYREVKYFSFPGELLMRMLQMLVLPLLVSSLITGMAALDSKASGKMGMRAVIYYMTTTIIAVFIGIIVVLIIHPGKGSKAEFGKQQKIEQISPADAFLDLIRNMFPPNLVQACTQQFKTKYGKRTVHVTVTVNDTFFNSTNGTQEVMEITREEVIPVSGQVNGVNALGLVVFSMCFGLIIGSMKEQGQILRDFFDSLNEAIMRLVAIIMWYAPIGILFLIAGKIVEMDDLTQMGGQLGMYTITVIIGLLIHGVLVLPTLYFVITRQNPFIFIAGLLQALVTALGTSSSSATLPVTFKCLEENNKIDKRITRFVLPVGATINMDGTALYEALAALFIAQVNNMEMNFGQIITISITATAASIGAAGIPQAGLVTMVIVLTSVGLPTDDITLIIAVDWFLDRLRTTTNVLGDSIGAGIVEFLSRHELRSKDVEMGNSVLEERERKKPYKLISQDSDFENDKRAHSESNM; encoded by the exons ATGCAACAACTCAGGGAAGGCGTTCACATACGTACAATGAAGGCCAAGAGGAAAGTGGAGGAGATCTCCAAAGAGGACGTCCAGGCTTTCCTCAAGAAGAATGCCTTTGTGCTTTTTACTGTTGGAGCCGTTATTGTAG GTATTGCTCTGGGATTCCTGCTGCGGCCATATAAGATGACCTATCGAGAGGTGAAGTACTTCTCCTTCCCCGGGGAGCTGTTAATGAGAATGCTTCAGATGCTCGTTCTTCCCTTATTGGTATCCAGTCTGATAACAG GAATGGCAGCTTTAGACAGCAAAGCCTCAGGAAAGATGGGCATGAGAGCCGTGATTTACTACATGACCACGACCATAATTGCAGTCTTCATTGGTATCATAGTCGTCCTCATCATTCACCCAGGAAAAGGATCCAAAGCTGAGTTTGGAAAGCAGCAAAAGATAGAGCAAATCAGTCCTGCTGATGCCTTCCTAGACCTGATCAG aaatatgtttccCCCAAACTTGGTCCAAGCCTGCACACAGCAG TTCAAAACCAAATATGGGAAAAGAACAGTCCATGTTACTGTTACAGTGAATGACACCTTCTTCAACTCGACCAACGGCACCCAGGAAGTCATGGAGATCACCCGGGAGGAAGTGATCCCAGTGTCGGGTCAAGTGAACGGGGTCAATGCTCTCGGGCTGGTGGTGTTCTCCATGTGCTTTGGTCTAATAATTGGCAGCATGAAGGAGCAAGGCCAGATCCTGAGGGACTTCTTCGACAGCCTCAATGAAGCTATCATGCGCCTGGTTGCCATCATCATGTG GTATGCTCCCATCGGTATCCTGTTCCTGATTGCAGGAAAGATTGTAGAGATGGATGATCTGACACAGATGGGCGGCCAGCTGGGCATGTACACCATCACGGTTATCATCGGCTTACTTATACACGGAGTTCTTGTTCTTCCCACTCTTTATTTCGTTATCACTCGGCAAAACCCTTTCATATTCATCGCTGGTCTCCTGCAAGCCTTGGTAACAGCCTTGGGCACCTCCTCCAG CTCAGCCACCCTTCCTGTCACCTTTAAATGTCTGGAGGAGAACAACAAAATAGACAAGCGAATCACTCGTTTTGTGCTGCCTGTGGGGGCCACCATCAACATGGATGGAACAGCTCTGTATGAGGCGCTGGCCGCCCTCTTCATTGCCCAAGTCAACAACATGGAGATGAACTTTGGGCAGATCATCACCATCAG TATTACAGCAACTGCAGCCAGTATCGGAGCCGCGGGCATCCCTCAGGCAGGCCTGGTCACCATGGTGATTGTACTGACCTCTGTTGGACTTCCtactgatgacatcactctcatcaTTGCGGTTGATTGGTTTCT GGACCGACTTCGTACCACGACCAACGTCTTGGGGGACTCCATCGGAGCCGGCATTGTGGAGTTCCTGTCCCGACACGAGCTCCGCAGCAAAGACGTAGAGATGGGCAACTCAgtgctggaggagagggagaggaagaaaccCTACAAGCTCATCTCCCAGGACAGTGATTTTGAAAATGACAAACGTGCCCACAGCGAATCCAACATGTGA
- the spra gene encoding sepiapterin reductase a has protein sequence MSSTARTDLGRALCIITGASRGFGQAIAREMSRLVKPGSALVLTARSVEELRALQAELAESEAGRAGLVVECVVADLSETDGLESIVAASKEAFSEDMDHLLLVNNAASLGDVSRYAKSFTDMAEVDSYLSLNVSSSLCLTASVLQAFPRRPGQLRTVINISSLCALQPFRSWVLYCTGKAARDMMFRVLAEEEPDVRVLSYAPGPLDTAMQTLARSTTADPTIRKSFSDMFAQGQLLTCEASCSKLMKLLLEDNYTTGAHVDIFDL, from the exons ATGTCTTCCACTGCGCGTACTGACCTGGGCCGGGCGCTGTGCATCATCACCGGGGCCTCCAGAGGCTTTGGTCAGGCCATAGCGAGAGAGATGTCTCGGTTGGTAAAGCCGGGGTCCGCGCTCGTCCTGACGGCCCGTTCCGTCGAAGAGCTGCGGGCCTTGCAGGCCGAGCTGGCCGAGTCTGAGGCAGGCCGAGCGGGGCTGGTGGTCGAGTGCGTGGTAGCAGATCTGAGTGAGACGGACGGACTGGAGAGCATCGTTGCAGCGTCCAAAGAGGCCTTCTCCGAGGACATGGACCACCTGCTGCTGGTCAACAACGCTG CGTCGCTGGGGGACGTGTCTCGCTATGCCAAAAGCTTCACAGACATGGCTGAGGTGGACTCTTACTTGTCTCTAAACGTCAGCTCCTCCCTGTGCCTCACTGCCAGCGTCCTGCAGGCCTTCCCACGGCGTCCAGGTCAGCTCCGCACCGTGATCAACATCTCCTCACTGTGCGCTCTGCAGCCCTTCCGCTCCTGGGTGCTGTACTGCACCGGTAAGGCTGCCCGAGACATGATGTTCAGGGTGCTGGCCGAAGAGGAGCCGGACGTCCGGGTGCTCAGCTACGCCCCAG GGCCTCTGGACACCGCCATGCAGACTTTGGCCAGATCCACAACGGCTGATCCCACCATCAGGAAGTCCTTTTCAGACATGTTTGCTCAGGGCCAGCTGCTCACTTGTGAGGCGTCTTGTTCCAAGCTGATGAAGCTCCTCCTGGAAGACAACTACACAACAGGAGCTCACGTCGACATCTTTGACCTGTAG
- the smyd1a gene encoding histone-lysine N-methyltransferase SMYD1a: MTVGNMESAQLFDAGNKGRGLRATKELCAGEVVFAEPSFSAVVFDSLATQVCHSCFRRQAKLHRCGQCKFAHYCDRTCQTACWDEHKQECAAIKKMGKGPGENIRLAARTLWRIHKDSGIVSDSQMVSVDHLEDHVADLPEEDLKQLKADVHTFLEYCSYGRKQHSVEDVSHILGIIKCNGVTLSDQRGLQAVGLGLFPNLCLVNHDCWPNCSVVLNHGNQSAVSSALHSQRRIELRAVGHISEGEELTVSYVDFLNLSTDRQKKLQERFHFQCRCEQCSEHAKDHLMMAAAEREGNKPSADKVKEVTAFSKECVEKIERLRIEKDYHEVVRMCRDCLEKQSDVLADTHLYVLRVLSVASEVLSYLQSFSEAAGYARRMVEGYMKLYNPNNAQLGMAIMRAGVAHWHAGQIEVGHGFICRAFGILMVTHGPNHPITRDLESMRMQTEMELKMFKQKECAYHTTRDAALMTQPMISSF, from the exons ATGACTGTGGGGAACATGGAGAGTGCTCAACTGTTTGATGCTGGCAACAAAGGTCGAGGCCTGAGGGCCACCAAAGAGCTCTGTGCTGGGGAAGTGGTCTTCGCCGAGCCCAGTTTCTCTGCTGTGGTCTTCGACAG TTTGGCCACTCAGGTGTGCCACAGCTGTTTCCGGCGCCAAGCCAAACTGCACCGCTGTGGCCAGTGTAAGTTCGCCCATTACTGCGATCGCACCTGCCagactgcatgctgggatgaaCACAAGCAGGAATGTGCAGCCATCAAGAAGATGGGCAAGGGGCCCGGCGAGAACATTCG TCTGGCTGCTCGTACGCTGTGGCGTATACACAAGGACTCAGGCATTGTGTCAGACAGTCAGATGGTCTCAGTGGACCACCTAGAGGACCATGTGGCTGATCTACCTGAAGAAGACCTCAAGCAGCTCAAGGCGGATGTGCACACCTTCCTGGAATACTGCTCTTATGGAAGAAAGCAGCATTCTGTCGAGGACGTCTCACACATCCTTGGCATT ATCAAGTGTAATGGAGTCACACTGAGTGACCAGAGAGGCCTGCAGGCTGTGGGCTTGGGTCTTTTCCCCAACCTTTGTCTGGTCAACCACGACTGTTGGCCCAACTGCAGCGTCGTTCTCAACCATGGCAA CCAGTCAGCAGTGAGTTCTGCTCTCCACTCTCAGAGGCG GATCGAGCTGCGAGCTGTGGGTCACATCTCAGAGGGTGAGGAGCTGACTGTGAGCTACGTGGACTTCCTCAACCTCTCCACTGACCGCcagaagaagctgcaggagcGTTTCCACTTCCAGTGCCGCTGTGAACAGTGCAGTGAGCACGCCAAGGACCACCTGATGATGGCTGCGGCAGAGCGCGAGGGGAACAAA CCCTCGGCTGATAAGGTGAAAGAGGTGACCGCGTTCAGTAAAGAATGTGTGGAGAAGATCGAGAGGCTCCGCATTGAGAAGGACTACCACGAG GTTGTGAGGATGTGCCGTGATTGTCTGGAGAAGCAGAGCGATGTCTTAGCTGACACTCACCTGTATGTGCTGCGCGTGCTCAGCGTTGCCAGCGAGGTGCTCTCGTACCTGCAGTCCTTCTCTGAGGCTGCAGGCTACGCCCGCAGGATGGTGGAGGGATACAT GAAACTGTACAACCCCAATAATGCTCAGCTGGGCATGGCCATCATGCGGGCAGGTGTCGCCCACTGGCATGCGGGGCAGATCGAAGTGGGTCACGGCTTCATTTGCAGGGCCTTTGGCATCCTCATGGTGACACATGGACCCAACCACCCCATCACCAGAGACCTGGAG TCTATGCGCATGCAGACTGAGATGGAGCTGAAGATGTTCAAGCAGAAAGAATGTGCGTACCACACCACAAGGGACGCTGCTCTGATGACGCAGCCCATGATCAGCAGCTTCTAA